AAGTCGTTTCGGAAATCGGTTCCTCGCCATGGCAGCGCCGTGATCATCGTCGCCGCGCACGAGGTGATGGCTTCCGTTGTTGTAGGCGGCGTCCAGCGGTTCGCCGGGGACCGAAGGTGTTCCAGGGATTCCAAGCATAGTGACTTTCGAAAAGAGCAATAGAAATGCCAAATGCTAACTATTTGAAATTTATGTTATTTTATCTTTTGTAGGCCGGCGAATGTGACAAAAGAGGAAGCCAATTTCACGATTTCAACTTCTCAAAATAAGCAATATACTACCATCGATGACCCCCTGGCGCATCCTTCATAGGGCCGGATCGGGCTCCACCTCGGAGGTCTACCGGGCCGTGGAGCCCGGCGGGCTTGAGGTGGCCCTCAAGGTCTTGAGAGGTCGCGGCGCCTTCGACTTGGAGGCCTTCGAGAGTCAGGCCCGGCTCCTCACCCGACTCCGGCACCCGAGCGTCGTGCCGGTCCTGGGATTTCGGAGACGAAGCGAAGACATCTTCGGCGAGGATCGCGGGCCCTGCTTTTGGATGGAATACGTCGAGGGAGAGGATCTGATTTCCGCGGCCCGCAAAGCGGATGTCGGACAAATCCTCAAGTGGTTTCGAGAGGCGGTCGAGGCCCTCGATTTTGTCCACGGACAGGGCGTCGTTCACGGCGATCTTTCGCCCCAAAACCTTCGCATCGATTCGGAGGGACGCCTGAAGATCCTGGACTTCAGCGTCCTTCCGGGCGACGCCGCCTTCGCGGACCTCGCCACCCTCCCCTACATGGCGCCCGAACGGATCGACGGACGGCTGACGCCCGCGAGCGATCTCTTTTCCCTCGGGACGATTCTTTACGAGGCGCTCGTGGGACGGCATCCGCGCGCCGGGTGCCGGAGCGTGACGGAACTCATCCGGAAAAGGCCTCCCGCCCTCGCGGAGGTCAAGCCTCTCGCGTCCGAACACGCCGTCGCCGGTCGCGTCATCGACCGGATGATCGCCGCCGATCCAAAGGAGCGATTTGCGGCCGCGGCCGCCGTGAGGATCGCCCTGGACGGAGGGACGGTCGCGGAGTCCGCGGGGCCCGTCGCCGAGGACTTCTCCCCCTTGAAGATGATCGGGGCCGAGCAGGCCTTCGCGGTGATGACGTCGATTCTGGAGACGATTCCGAAAAAATCGGCGGCCGTCGCCGTCCATGGGCCATCCGGGACGGGAAAGACGCGCTTCGTCCGCGAGGCCGCGTTCGAGGCGGCGGTCCGCGGGATCGCCGTGCGGGAATGGCACGGTCTCCACCAGGCGGACGCGGGGACGCGCGGCCGTGTCCTGGCCTCCCTCCGCGCCTTGCCGGAGACCGGGGTGGTTCTGATGTTGACGTGGGACGACGAGGGCCTTCCGGGCGACGCGAGGCGGTTTTTCGACGCGATTCTGGCCGAAGGGCTCGCGCACGATGTGGCCTTGGACAATCTCACGCAAGACGACTCCGTTCGTCTCGTGGAAGGCTTCCTGGACCCGGAGGCCTCGCGCGGCCTCATCGACGCCGTCTTCGTCAAGACGCGCGGGAATCCCGAAAGGATCCTGGCCCTCCTCAAGACACTCTCGGAGGAAGGAAAGATCCGGGACCGCGCCCTCCTCCCCGGCTGGCAGGACGTGCTGAGAAAAGACGAGCCCAGGGAGATCGAGCCCGGGGACCCCGTCGCGCTCTCGCGTTTTCTCCGTGAAAAGATCAACCGCCTGAACGCGGCCGGACACTACGAAGACGGGCTCAAGGCCGCCGACCGCTGGTTCGCCCTGCAAGCGGTCGACGAGCCCCTCCCCCTCAAGACGGCCAAGTACTGGTTCATCACCGGTTGGGGCCACCACAACCTGGGGCACCCGGAAGAGGCCGAAAAACGCCTGAGGCGTTGTCTCCGGGAAAGTGAAGCCCACCGGGGCGATTCGGAGATCGCGGGTTTCCTCGCCCGCTCGCACTCGCTCTTGGGCCTCGTCGCCTTGAACCGGGGAGACGGATCCTCCGCGATCGCGGAATTCGAGGCAGCCCTGAGCCTCCAACCCGAAAAGGACCCGGTCCGTGCGGAGACGTACCGGAACCTGGCCCGGGCCCTTGCCGCCGCTCAGGACTTTGGGAGGGCCAAGGACTTCTTGGAGCAGGCC
The bacterium genome window above contains:
- a CDS encoding serine/threonine-protein kinase — its product is MTPWRILHRAGSGSTSEVYRAVEPGGLEVALKVLRGRGAFDLEAFESQARLLTRLRHPSVVPVLGFRRRSEDIFGEDRGPCFWMEYVEGEDLISAARKADVGQILKWFREAVEALDFVHGQGVVHGDLSPQNLRIDSEGRLKILDFSVLPGDAAFADLATLPYMAPERIDGRLTPASDLFSLGTILYEALVGRHPRAGCRSVTELIRKRPPALAEVKPLASEHAVAGRVIDRMIAADPKERFAAAAAVRIALDGGTVAESAGPVAEDFSPLKMIGAEQAFAVMTSILETIPKKSAAVAVHGPSGTGKTRFVREAAFEAAVRGIAVREWHGLHQADAGTRGRVLASLRALPETGVVLMLTWDDEGLPGDARRFFDAILAEGLAHDVALDNLTQDDSVRLVEGFLDPEASRGLIDAVFVKTRGNPERILALLKTLSEEGKIRDRALLPGWQDVLRKDEPREIEPGDPVALSRFLREKINRLNAAGHYEDGLKAADRWFALQAVDEPLPLKTAKYWFITGWGHHNLGHPEEAEKRLRRCLRESEAHRGDSEIAGFLARSHSLLGLVALNRGDGSSAIAEFEAALSLQPEKDPVRAETYRNLARALAAAQDFGRAKDFLEQAKALYREAGRDEGLFWTLQEEGNLDLSRRDFEAALVAYEAAESLAKASGSDLRLAIAWNNLGLVERERGRLGPALDLLHKARDTLRFLGNANDVAHNLKELVLAEASVGRWARAEAFLKELRGMRTSVPEA